The genomic interval CCGGACGGATCCTGAACCCGATAACAGCGCGCAGCCAGGTTATTGGTGCCATGACAATGGGTGTGGGTGGAGCCCTGTCCGAGGAGTTGGCGGTCGATACGAAGCAAGGCTTCTTCGTCAACCACGATCTGGCTGGCTACGAAGTTCCGGTGCATGCCGACATTCCTCATCAGGAAGTGATTTTCATGGACGAGGCAGACCCCATGTCGTCGCCGATGAAGGCCAAGGGCGTTGGCGAGCTTGGTCTCTGCGGGGTTTCTGCAGCTGTCGCCAACGCAATCTACAATGCCACCGGGGTGAGGGTGCGTCACTATCCTGTGACGCTCGACAAGATCATAGGCGGGCTGCCGGATGTTGCATGACGACATCGCCGCCCTTACGGATATCTGTCCTCAGGAGGATATCCAAGCTGCGACAAAGCCGACGCCGGTCAGGTCGTTGCTCACCGATGATACGGAAGAAATATTTGGCTTTGCGATAAGGGAGCTTGCAAAAGGCAGGGTGGCACTTGCCACCCTTGTCGAAATTCGCGGGGGAGCGGCTCGTGCGCTTGGCTCCCATGTCGCCATTGCGGCCGATGGTCGTTTTTGTGGCTATGTGTCGGGGGGCTGCATCGAGGCAGCGGTCGCTTCCGAGGCGCTCGACGCAATGGGCGAGAACAGAGATAGGGAGGTGAAGTTCGGATTAGGCTCCCCCTTTTTCGACATTGCCCTGCCGTGCGGTGGTGGAATTACCGTGTCGATCCACGTGCTGCAAAATACCGAGATGTTGAGCGGCGTTCTTGAGCAGCTTTATCAGCGCCGGACCACGGGCCTGGGCTACACGAGGCAGACCCAACAGCTCGAGATCGTCGAGCCGCCATCGCGGGCCGGTTACGCCGACGACCGCTTTTTCACGGTCTATCGGCCGCGCACGCGTGTCGTGATTTCCGGTCAAAGTATAGAGGCCGAGAGGGTCGCTGATATAGCCCAATCTTCCGGCTACGAGGTTGTAGCCTGCACAGCGAGCGAAAAGGTTGTGCCCGATATCGATCAGTACACCGCCATTGTTCTTCTCCATCACGACCTCGATGCCGAGCATGTCGTTCTGCAAGCCGCGTTACGGTCACCCGCATTCTACATCGGCGCCTTGGGGAGCACCCGTACACACCGTAGACGGGTCGATTTCCTTGTAAGCTCCGGTTTCTGCCGGGCAGATACTGATCGGATAAGGGCGCCGATCGGGCTTTTCGGGCCAACCCGCGATGCGAACTCCCTTGCCCTGTCCATCCTTGCCGACATCGCGGCGAGCCGCTTGTCCCTCTATGCGTGAGGTTCGGTGTGGAAGCGGCAGGAGCTAGACGAGTGTCAGTTGCCGTGGTTGTCCTGGCCGCTGGACGATCGAGCAGGATGGCGGGTGCCGGGCACAAGCTTCTTGCGCGTTTTCGGGAAACCAGCCTCGTTCGTCGGGCCGCATTGGCAGCTATTGGGGCCGGCAATCGTTCTGTGGTTGTTGTGACCGGATACCGAAGCTCGGACGTCGAGGCCGAAATTGCAGGGCTCGACCTGATCATCGCGAGAAACTCCAACTTCAGTGACGGAATGGCAAGCTCGATCGTGCTCGGCGTCCAGCGCGCCGCGTTGCAAGCTCCCGACGGGATTATGATCATGCTTGCGGATATGCCGTTGCTTGAACCTGCGGATATTGACGCACTCATCGACGCTTTTGCGGAGAGAAACGGAAAGGCGATTATTCGCGCGGTGTGCGATGGAGATCCGGGAAACCCGGTTGTCTTTCCTCGCGCCGCATTCCCGCAGCTCATGGCGCTTATAGGCGACAGCGGCGCGCGCAAGATAATCCCCCAATCTGGTCTCGACGTCATCGATATAGAGATCGGCGAAAGCGCCAAGGTGGACATAGACAACACAGAGCAGCTCGTTGCTTTAGGTGGCGATCCAGAAATCGACTGATCATCGAAACCTCATGTGTGCAGAGGCGTGGATCGCATTTTTACATCGACACCCCTTTTTATTGTCCATCACCGAACATTTGTCGTGCTTAACGCGTTCCTTCAGTTGCGGCACAATGATGTGCCCATGGAGGTGGTCATGACCAAATTCGCGCTTTACGTTCCGCTCGAGGCAATGCCCGGCAAAGAACAGGAGGTCGCCGAGTTTCTGCGATCAGCCTTACCGCTGGTCAATGCAGAGCCCGGCACGATTTCCTGGTATGCGATACAGGGAGGCCCAACTTCGTTTGCAATCTTCGATACGTTCGACGATGAGGACGGTAGGGATGCGCACTTAAATGGCCAAGTCGCTGCAGCCTTGATGGCGAAGGCAGAGGCAGGGGACCTGTTCGCCAAGCCGCCGCAGATACACATGCTGTCTATCCTCGCCGAAAAGCGTTCATAGCCCAGACTATTCGGACCTCATAATGTCGAACAGATGGGCTCAGATCGGCAACAAAATGAGATAATATCTCGTTCACTAATGGCTGGCGGCTGGGATTGCGGTAGCAATCATAAAAGCATCCGTTAGTGGTCGGCAGTTCGAACAAAGTCAGCGCGTGCAGAGTTCTTCCGTCGCTTCGAGCTAATACCTTTGAATTTGACGGACCTTCAGCATTGTGCAACCGTCGCCACATAGACCGGCGTCGGCGCGTAGATCCTCGTCGAGAGCTTTGAGTCCTTTGTGCAGGGAAAGATACTCTCATGCGGATCGTGATCTTCGTTCCAAAGGACGTGCATTCTCTGGAGCTTGCAGGGCTAATGGACGTGTTTGCCGAAGCAAATGCCCGTGTTGAAAAGTTATTCTACGAAGTTGCTGTCTTGGCAGGGCACGAGGGCACGATCCGCTGTGCATCGGGGCTAAAAATCCTGACCGACTGCGCTTTCGATGCGTACCTTGGTAGCCCCGATACATTGCTTGTAGCCGGCAGCGTCGGAGTTCCGCAAAGTCCGGGCGGGCGTGTTGTCGACTGGATTGTTAAAATCGCGGCTCAGGCGCGGCGCTATGGCTCCGTCTGCACAGGGGCATTCGTGCTTGGCGAGGCAGGTCTACTGAAAGACCGGCGTGTTACGACGCACTGGCAGTTCGCGTCACTGTTGGCCGAGCGCTTCCCCGAGACGCGGGTGGAAAGCGACCGGGTTTTTGTGCGTGATGGCGCGATGATCACGTCGGCCGGTTCCAGCGCGGCTATAGATCTCGGCCTTTCCCTCGTCGAGGAGGACTTGGGCCGGGAGATTGCGCTCTACGTTGCTCGCCGACTCGTCGTGTTTCTGAAGCGACCAGGCGATCAGTCGCAGTTCAGCGTGCATCTGGCGGCACAGGCTATCGACCGCAGCCGTCTACACAACGTCCAGCAATATGTTCTGAACCATCCGGCGGCGGACCTCTCTGTCAGCGCCTTGGCGAAGATCGCGGCCATGAGTGTGCGGAACTTTACGCGTGTTTTTTCGCAGGAGGTCGGTATATCGCCATCAGACTATGTCGACCGGACCCGTATCGACGTTGCGCGCTTCCTTTTGGAAGGGAGCCGCCTGCCAATCGCATTGGTGGCAGCGAGAAGTGGTTTTGGATCGACACGCGCGATGCGCCGTGCCTTTGTTTCGCACGCTGGAGTGACGCCGTCCGACTACCGTGATCGCTTTCGGACGTCTGGCGATGGCGCGAGAATCAGTTTGTCCGAAAACGGCTGACGCTTGTCCTGGAACCGCCTCGGCTGCGGGTTGCCCCGTCTGTGTTCGCCGTCCATGGTTCTTGTCATGGAAGAATTCGAAAAACGCATGCAGTCGCACCTCATGCAGCCCGCGCCGGTCATGTCGGACAATGCGCTTCTCAGCTCCGACGCTATCAGGCCAATTCTTGCGACGCTGGTCGAAGAACTAACCGATGGGATCGCGATCGCACAGCGTTTGGGCGCCAATTCGCCTTTGCTCTATGTCAATAAGGCCTTCGAGCATCTGACTGGCTACGCTCGGAACGAGGTCGTCGGGAAAGATTGCCGCTATTTGCAGGGCAACGAGCGCGACCAACAAGAGGTCGTCCACATTCGCGCTGCGATCGAGGCGGCGGAGCCTCTGGACTCAACGCTGCGTAACTATCGAAAGGACGGGTCGGCGTTCTGGAACAGTCTCAGTCTCCGGCCTGCCTGGGTGGGCGAAGAACTATTTTACGTCGGCATACTGCGCGACGTCTCGGCGATTCGCCAGGCGCACACCGCGCTGGATCGTGTCGCGAACCTCGACGCGACCACGCATTGCCTGAACCGTCAAGCATTTATCCTGGCTACCGAGGAACGTTTCGCAACCAATGCCAAAGCGACGCCCTTGGTCGTGAAGCTGGATGTGATCGGTTTTCACGATTTCAACACGGGATACGGTTTCGAAGTCGGGGATGCCCTGCTTTATGAAACCGGGCGGCGGCTGCGGGACGTGGGAGCTGCCCAGGTGGGACGCATGGGCGCCAATGAGTTCGCTTTGGCTTTTGAGCTCGCGGATGGATCAAGTGCGGATACTATCGTGGCAGCGGTATCCGCTTCGCTTGCCGCTGACTTCGTCGTGCCAGGTGCGAGTGTCTCACTGCGTTTCGCCATCGGCTATGCGGTGGGGCAGCCTCGGGCGAGACCCATTTCGCTGATCCGCAATGCCGGCATCGCCCTGTGGGCCGCCAAGTCCGCCCCTCTGGGTGGTCCGCGACGGTTTCGAGACTCGGATCACGAATAGGCAAGCCGACGCGTGCGAATGACTCGCGAATTGAAGGTCGCGGTCGCGAATGACGAATTTGTGTATCACTTCCAACCCCAGGTAGACCTTGCAACCGGCGAGTGGGTGGGTGCGGAAGCTCTGATACCCAGAATCATCCTCTGTTTGGCAGCCAGCTCCCCGGAAGTTTCGTCGAGACTGCCGAGCGATCAGGTCTGCTGCTTGATCTGACCGAACGAAGTCTGACGACCGTCGCGGCTTATGCACGGCGCATTAACGCGCATCGCGACAAGGCTTTGCGCTTTGCGGTGAATGTATCCGCCGGGGAGTTCCTGCAGCATCACATGGCCGAAATGCTGGATCGGGTCCTGTGCCTGACCAAGGCCGACCCGGCATGGTTGACGCTTGAGATCACCGAAAGCATGTTCCTCAGCGATACACCCGGCGTGATGGACGCATTTCAGCGGCTGCGACAGAGCGGCGTCGGCCTTTCCGTCGATGACTTCGGCACAGGCTATTCGAACCTGCGCTCGCTCGAAACCTTTCCGGTTACCGAGATCAAGATAGACCGCACCTTTATCAGCGAACTCGCAACGAGGCCGTCCAGAAGGGTGATCGTCCAGGCCGTTATCGATCTTGGACGCGCCCTTGGGTTAACTGTGGTTGCAGAAGGCGTGGAGACCGAGGCCCAGCGCAAAATGCTTCGCGAAATGGGCTGTCCGGTCGGCCAAGGCTACCTTTTCGGCCGTCCCATCGACGCCGAAGTTTTTGCAGCCGGCTTGGCACGGATTGGGAGCGACGGGATGGAAACAGCCTAACGTCAGCGGGAGTAAGGACCGATTTGGCCCCGCGAGTAATCGCGGAGCCAAGAGACGCTGATCAGATGAGGCTGACGTTCTCGGCCTTGGACTTTCCAGTCTTGCGGTCCTGTCCAACATCGTAGCTGACCTTCTGGCCATCCTGAAGAGAACCACCAAACCCTACGGCGGAGATGTGGACGAAGACGTCCGGGCCGCCGTTGTCCGGTGTGATGAAGCCGAAGCCCTTGTCCTGTGCGAAAAATTTGACGGTACCTGTTGCCATGTTATCCTCGTTAATTGAATACGACGCGGTAATACTATTGTTCGATGGCGGTGGCCACAAGGCTTTATGGCCTTCTCGAGACAAGTCGCCGTGGATGAGTGGTTTTCAAAAACGCCTGTTTTGCGGTCTCAGTCACGATCAGCGCGCGATCTTTTGAATTTCAGCACGAATTAATTCGTATTTCCATTCTGCTCCCGCGCACAAAAATCGAAGCAACGAGTTGCTTATGAACAAATTTGTCGCGTTGAGCGGGCCTGATCTTGATCGGAAAAGCAGCGCAGTTTGAAGGCATAGAGAGTTGCGGCCGCCGAGATCGCTTGCTCTATGTGCATACAGCGTCTCTATAGCGGTCAAAATGCTTAAAGTTTAGTCATTCCCAGGGTTGCGGATATTTTCATCGATCTATCTTGCGGATACGCTATTTGCGTGCTTGTATAGACAACCTAGGCAGTCATCACAGTTGCCGAGCCTGAAGGCGCAGACAGAGCGCAGGAGAGATTTGCATGATCGTCTTCGACAAGGTCACCAAGCAATATGCGGGCGCGGCTACTGCCGTAAACGGTTTGTCCCTGACGGCGCCAAACGGCAAGCTGACCGTGTTCGTCGGCCCTTCGGGTTGCGGCAAAACCACATCCTTGCGGATGATCAACAGGTTGATCGTACAATCGTCCGGGTCGATCCTTCTTGACGGCGAACCGACAGATGGCATGGACGTGGCACTGCTGCGTCGTCGTATCGGTTATGTCATCCAGCATGCCGGGCTTTTCCCCCATCGCACCGTTGTTCAGAACATTGCGACCACTGCGCGGCTAAACGGAGCGCCGAAGGAAAAAGCACTGCGCACGGCGCATGAGTTGCTTGAGCGTGTAGGGCTGACCGCCGCCTTTGCCGATCGCTATCCGTGGCAGCTTTCGGGTGGCCAGCAGCAACGTGTCGGAGTTGCACGTGCACTCGCTTCCGATCCCAAATTCATGCTGATGGACGAACCCTTCAGTGCTGTCGATCCCGTCGTTCGTACACAGTTGCAGGACGAATTTCTTCGCTTGCAGCGTGAGATTGGCAAGACCATCATCATGGTGACGCACGATATAGACGAGGCGTTGAAGCTTGGCGATCAGGTTGCTGTTTTGCGTGCCGGCGGAACGCTTGCGCAGATCGCCACTCCAGAGGAATTGCTGGCGCGCCCGGCAGATGCCTTCGTGGCGGACTTTATCGGCCGGGACAGAGGGTATCGCTTCCTGAGTTTTGCAGAATTTGACGGAGCAGTTCCTCTCGGTGCGGAGCCGACAGCCTTGCTCGGCGCAACACCGGACAGCCTTCGTGGCGTTGCAACGGATCGCTGGGTTCTGGTGACTGACGCCGAACATCGTCCGATCGGATGGGCCGATGCGCAGGGTCTCAGGCAACCACTGCGTGAGGGAGATCTCAATCTCAGTGGTACGCTGGCGCCGGAAGGCAGCAGTTTGCGCCATGTGCTCGATGCAGCGTTGAGTTCGCCCTCCGGCCGCGGGGTCATCGTAGGGTCAACGGGCCAGCTTGTCGGCACCGTCACACTCTCTGATGTCGCCAAAGCCATCGAAGCCGCGCGGGTCGGTCGCTTCGGAGGTCAGCCATGAGGTTTGATTGGCTCTACCGGGAATCCGGGCGGATTTTCGAGCTTTTTATCTGGCATCTCGGCCTTTCGGTCATCCCGGTGGTGATCGGCCTGCTTCTTGCCCTGCCGCTCGGTTGGATTGCGCAGCGGGCCGGTTTATTCCGGTCGACCCTGCTGGGGGTTGCCGGACTTCTTTACACAATTCCGTCGCTTGCGCTGTTCGTCCTGCTGCCGCTGGTGCTCGGCACCCGTATACTCGATCCGCTAAACGTCGTCGTCGCGCTGACGATCTACGCGTTGGCGCTTCTGGTGCGAACAGTGAACGATGGTTTGGAATCGGTTTCGCCAGACGTCCTCCAGGCGGCGAATGCCATGGGCTACAGACAGGTTGCGCGTCTGGTGATGGTGGAGCTACCTCTCGCGGTTCCTGTGATTGCCGCCGGATTGCGTGTGGCCGTGGTTTCCAATGTCAGCATCGTTTCCGTAGCGGCACTGGTTGGAACGCCGCAACTTGGTCTGCTCTTCACGCAGGGGCTTCAGCTGCGGTTCCTGACGCCGATCATAGCAGGCATCGTACTCTGCGTGCTTCTCGCAGCCTTGCTGGACGGGCTTGTTCTGTTCATTTCACGCCGCCTGACGC from Agrobacterium tumefaciens carries:
- a CDS encoding XdhC family protein codes for the protein MLHDDIAALTDICPQEDIQAATKPTPVRSLLTDDTEEIFGFAIRELAKGRVALATLVEIRGGAARALGSHVAIAADGRFCGYVSGGCIEAAVASEALDAMGENRDREVKFGLGSPFFDIALPCGGGITVSIHVLQNTEMLSGVLEQLYQRRTTGLGYTRQTQQLEIVEPPSRAGYADDRFFTVYRPRTRVVISGQSIEAERVADIAQSSGYEVVACTASEKVVPDIDQYTAIVLLHHDLDAEHVVLQAALRSPAFYIGALGSTRTHRRRVDFLVSSGFCRADTDRIRAPIGLFGPTRDANSLALSILADIAASRLSLYA
- a CDS encoding nucleotidyltransferase family protein, with translation MSVAVVVLAAGRSSRMAGAGHKLLARFRETSLVRRAALAAIGAGNRSVVVVTGYRSSDVEAEIAGLDLIIARNSNFSDGMASSIVLGVQRAALQAPDGIMIMLADMPLLEPADIDALIDAFAERNGKAIIRAVCDGDPGNPVVFPRAAFPQLMALIGDSGARKIIPQSGLDVIDIEIGESAKVDIDNTEQLVALGGDPEID
- a CDS encoding putative quinol monooxygenase — encoded protein: MTKFALYVPLEAMPGKEQEVAEFLRSALPLVNAEPGTISWYAIQGGPTSFAIFDTFDDEDGRDAHLNGQVAAALMAKAEAGDLFAKPPQIHMLSILAEKRS
- a CDS encoding GlxA family transcriptional regulator — protein: MRIVIFVPKDVHSLELAGLMDVFAEANARVEKLFYEVAVLAGHEGTIRCASGLKILTDCAFDAYLGSPDTLLVAGSVGVPQSPGGRVVDWIVKIAAQARRYGSVCTGAFVLGEAGLLKDRRVTTHWQFASLLAERFPETRVESDRVFVRDGAMITSAGSSAAIDLGLSLVEEDLGREIALYVARRLVVFLKRPGDQSQFSVHLAAQAIDRSRLHNVQQYVLNHPAADLSVSALAKIAAMSVRNFTRVFSQEVGISPSDYVDRTRIDVARFLLEGSRLPIALVAARSGFGSTRAMRRAFVSHAGVTPSDYRDRFRTSGDGARISLSENG
- a CDS encoding GGDEF domain-containing protein, with product MEEFEKRMQSHLMQPAPVMSDNALLSSDAIRPILATLVEELTDGIAIAQRLGANSPLLYVNKAFEHLTGYARNEVVGKDCRYLQGNERDQQEVVHIRAAIEAAEPLDSTLRNYRKDGSAFWNSLSLRPAWVGEELFYVGILRDVSAIRQAHTALDRVANLDATTHCLNRQAFILATEERFATNAKATPLVVKLDVIGFHDFNTGYGFEVGDALLYETGRRLRDVGAAQVGRMGANEFALAFELADGSSADTIVAAVSASLAADFVVPGASVSLRFAIGYAVGQPRARPISLIRNAGIALWAAKSAPLGGPRRFRDSDHE
- a CDS encoding EAL domain-containing protein is translated as MGGCGSSDTQNHPLFGSQLPGSFVETAERSGLLLDLTERSLTTVAAYARRINAHRDKALRFAVNVSAGEFLQHHMAEMLDRVLCLTKADPAWLTLEITESMFLSDTPGVMDAFQRLRQSGVGLSVDDFGTGYSNLRSLETFPVTEIKIDRTFISELATRPSRRVIVQAVIDLGRALGLTVVAEGVETEAQRKMLREMGCPVGQGYLFGRPIDAEVFAAGLARIGSDGMETA
- a CDS encoding cold-shock protein, with the protein product MATGTVKFFAQDKGFGFITPDNGGPDVFVHISAVGFGGSLQDGQKVSYDVGQDRKTGKSKAENVSLI
- a CDS encoding ABC transporter ATP-binding protein — its product is MIVFDKVTKQYAGAATAVNGLSLTAPNGKLTVFVGPSGCGKTTSLRMINRLIVQSSGSILLDGEPTDGMDVALLRRRIGYVIQHAGLFPHRTVVQNIATTARLNGAPKEKALRTAHELLERVGLTAAFADRYPWQLSGGQQQRVGVARALASDPKFMLMDEPFSAVDPVVRTQLQDEFLRLQREIGKTIIMVTHDIDEALKLGDQVAVLRAGGTLAQIATPEELLARPADAFVADFIGRDRGYRFLSFAEFDGAVPLGAEPTALLGATPDSLRGVATDRWVLVTDAEHRPIGWADAQGLRQPLREGDLNLSGTLAPEGSSLRHVLDAALSSPSGRGVIVGSTGQLVGTVTLSDVAKAIEAARVGRFGGQP
- a CDS encoding ABC transporter permease, which codes for MRFDWLYRESGRIFELFIWHLGLSVIPVVIGLLLALPLGWIAQRAGLFRSTLLGVAGLLYTIPSLALFVLLPLVLGTRILDPLNVVVALTIYALALLVRTVNDGLESVSPDVLQAANAMGYRQVARLVMVELPLAVPVIAAGLRVAVVSNVSIVSVAALVGTPQLGLLFTQGLQLRFLTPIIAGIVLCVLLAALLDGLVLFISRRLTPWQPGSAAR